Genomic DNA from Antennarius striatus isolate MH-2024 chromosome 16, ASM4005453v1, whole genome shotgun sequence:
AATTACCACTGATGTAACAACACTGCAGAAGTAGATGTTGTAGATCGATGGTTCTCACCGTTTCCCTTCAAGAAATTCTCAAAGAATTTCTCTAAACTCTCCGGAGTCTCAAATCCTGGATAGACATGATAGTAGTGGTAATAAGAGACGACAATGTCCTTTGGATTCCTCATCACATGTATAATctgacatgtaaacaaacaacagtcagcCTGTGGTCCAGAACAACCAGTATCACTGTTGCAGAAATGAACAATATCATGTGAAATGTACGTCTCATTTCtgtattaaatctttttttctaacCTGTTTTTTAATTACCTGATGCTCTCATTCATGCTTTTATCTTTATGGCAGAATTTAAGTTCCAACACACTGACCTTTGCCTTCTTGTCCTCCAGTCCTGGAGGCATGAGCTCTGGAATCAGATGAGAGGAGAAGAGCCTTGGAGATGGTCGGAGGGAATAAGGCTCCTGATCCTCTGGGTACTCCAACCACGGCATCTGCTCATAGTTGTTTGGGTATGCATTCAGACCTCCATCTAACTcacagatggagatgatgatctGCTGAGTCCATATACTTCCTGTATGGAAGCGTCAGGTAAATATTTACACACCATGCGATGTTAGTAAATTCCATACCGTCTGCAATAAATGTGAATCCATAAATATTTGTCCTGACCTGACTTTGGATGAGTGACAAGGATTATGTCACTATCTCGAATTTCAAAGGTCTCCAGTGAATCGATGTGCTCTGGAGTTGTCAATGCAATTTCAAAGTTGACATTTTTGTATCTGACTCGATAGTTATCaagttttttgtggtttttccaCATGATGATGAGAAAACTTGCAACCCTCTTAAAATAGAAGTGAAGAGTAAGCCACAAGTGTATCCAAAGACGTCAGACACAAAACCGGTAAATTGCACTCCTAGACAATAATAAGTATAATCCAATATATAAATAGGCAGAGATCAATCAAAAAAGGCACTCTCAGGGAGGAAATTCAAAGTACAGAAGGAAAACTGACAATCAGGAACAAAACTTTGTCAAG
This window encodes:
- the LOC137609838 gene encoding amine sulfotransferase-like; this encodes MWKNHKKLDNYRVRYKNVNFEIALTTPEHIDSLETFEIRDSDIILVTHPKSGSIWTQQIIISICELDGGLNAYPNNYEQMPWLEYPEDQEPYSLRPSPRLFSSHLIPELMPPGLEDKKAKIIHVMRNPKDIVVSYYHYYHVYPGFETPESLEKFFENFLKGNVGPCLWFDFIRKWISKADQYNILYLTYEEMVMDLKAAVIKICTFLGKNLSEADVEKVVEKSTFKNMKKDPKANYKFMTIPEGDHLRKGQIGDWKNYLTVAQSERIDRLFQEKLGDLSLKFIWE